In Romeriopsis navalis LEGE 11480, the following proteins share a genomic window:
- a CDS encoding peptidylprolyl isomerase, giving the protein MHVHTDIPNSDNLATLPEAVDVTNKRSSLVSKSEYLDVTPEDVVRYVKKQFRYRDIAQGIFFQRLVSQAAESHNLIVDAEEIQVEADQFRYDQHLENAADTLAWLEDQQVTSTLWEESIVDHLMASKLSDFLFAANVEGVFATNRLNYDRAVLYQIVVPYEQIAAELFYQIEEDEISFYEAAHLYDIDQRRRQRCGFEGEVERIAMEPAIAAVVFGAQPRQVTSPTTTDLGYHLFWIEEFIPAELTTEIRQEIINQLFQQWLQGELNYRRHA; this is encoded by the coding sequence ATGCATGTTCATACCGATATTCCAAATTCTGACAATTTAGCAACGCTTCCGGAAGCTGTTGATGTGACGAATAAACGGAGTAGCTTAGTGAGTAAATCAGAATACCTTGACGTTACACCAGAGGATGTTGTCCGGTATGTCAAAAAGCAATTTCGTTATCGTGATATTGCTCAGGGAATATTTTTCCAACGCTTAGTTAGTCAAGCGGCTGAATCGCATAATCTGATCGTCGATGCGGAAGAGATTCAGGTAGAAGCAGATCAGTTTCGCTACGATCAGCACCTTGAGAATGCCGCTGATACCTTAGCTTGGTTGGAGGATCAGCAGGTTACGTCAACACTGTGGGAAGAAAGTATTGTTGATCATCTGATGGCGAGTAAACTATCAGACTTTTTATTCGCTGCAAATGTTGAAGGTGTATTTGCCACCAATCGCCTGAATTACGATCGTGCGGTACTTTACCAAATTGTTGTGCCCTATGAGCAGATTGCCGCAGAACTATTTTACCAAATAGAAGAAGATGAAATCAGTTTCTATGAAGCAGCGCATTTATACGATATTGATCAACGTCGCCGTCAACGCTGTGGCTTTGAGGGAGAAGTTGAGAGGATTGCTATGGAACCAGCGATCGCGGCAGTTGTCTTTGGCGCTCAGCCGAGGCAAGTGACATCGCCGACGACGACAGATTTAGGCTATCACCTGTTCTGGATTGAGGAATTTATTCCGGCGGAACTCACCACAGAAATCCGCCAAGAAATTATCAACCAATTGTTTCAGCAATGGCTACAAGGTGAACTCAATTATCGGCGGCACGCTTAG
- a CDS encoding SH3 domain-containing protein, translated as MRLTQQRLICFSLPFALACGALPRTATAATPSTTVEAAKWGPWRPASDRKRANFDAGFSNLELGGYMEFEQACKRDTGLPEKQIEYRFRLSRLIDQIGTGTVETGCWFKGKILHRYSSPAIRPIDASVDCLRVISPQGGGLNVRSDAGVNNSLVGVVGNGRSVKPTYHPASIIERGGRYWVAIAAPIAGWVSNGRPGGVGNMRICSK; from the coding sequence ATGCGGTTAACTCAACAACGTTTGATTTGCTTCAGTCTGCCTTTCGCGCTTGCCTGTGGGGCCTTACCCAGGACGGCGACGGCAGCGACACCATCCACTACGGTCGAGGCGGCGAAGTGGGGCCCCTGGCGACCAGCGTCAGACCGTAAACGCGCCAACTTTGATGCGGGATTTTCGAATTTAGAACTCGGCGGCTATATGGAATTTGAGCAAGCCTGTAAGCGGGATACCGGTTTGCCAGAGAAGCAAATTGAATATCGCTTTCGGTTGAGTCGATTGATCGATCAAATTGGCACGGGTACCGTCGAGACGGGGTGTTGGTTCAAGGGCAAGATACTACATCGCTATAGCAGTCCCGCAATTCGGCCGATCGATGCAAGTGTGGATTGTTTACGGGTTATCTCGCCTCAGGGAGGTGGGTTGAATGTCCGCTCAGATGCTGGAGTGAATAATTCTCTTGTTGGGGTAGTGGGCAATGGCCGATCGGTGAAACCGACCTATCATCCAGCTAGCATTATTGAGCGAGGTGGTCGTTACTGGGTGGCGATTGCGGCACCCATTGCGGGTTGGGTCTCGAATGGTCGTCCTGGTGGTGTCGGGAATATGCGAATTTGTTCGAAGTAG
- a CDS encoding creatininase family protein — translation MLLHLSTWTEVEEYLQQSQGIILPIGSTEQHSPIGLIGTDAICAEAISKGVGEAKQALVGPTINVGMALHHLEFPGSMSLKPSTMILVLRDYISSLAKAGFRRFFFINGHGGNVATMKAAFSETYDHLATLGITDVRCAVCNWYMGREVYQLAKKLYGDKEGSHATPSEVALTWYVYPEAVKQGELGEPGRGHRIYSAVDFRQNYPDGRMGSDPSLATVEHGQRFYETAVKEISQDYQRFIDGK, via the coding sequence ATGCTGCTACATCTCTCGACCTGGACAGAAGTAGAGGAATATCTCCAGCAGTCGCAGGGCATTATTTTGCCGATCGGGTCAACGGAGCAGCACAGTCCGATCGGACTGATTGGAACGGATGCCATCTGTGCCGAGGCGATTTCGAAAGGGGTGGGAGAAGCAAAACAGGCATTGGTTGGCCCCACAATCAATGTTGGGATGGCATTGCACCATCTGGAATTTCCCGGCAGCATGAGCCTCAAACCCAGCACCATGATTTTAGTCCTGCGCGATTACATCAGCAGTTTGGCCAAGGCCGGATTCCGACGCTTCTTCTTTATTAATGGTCACGGTGGTAATGTCGCTACGATGAAGGCGGCATTCTCGGAGACCTACGATCACCTAGCAACCTTAGGAATAACGGATGTTCGCTGCGCGGTATGCAATTGGTATATGGGCCGCGAAGTCTACCAGTTAGCCAAAAAACTTTATGGTGACAAGGAAGGCTCCCATGCCACACCTAGCGAAGTCGCCTTGACTTGGTATGTCTATCCCGAAGCCGTCAAACAGGGGGAATTGGGTGAACCCGGACGCGGGCACCGGATCTACAGTGCTGTCGATTTTCGGCAGAATTATCCCGATGGACGCATGGGATCTGACCCCTCCCTCGCGACGGTTGAGCATGGCCAACGGTTTTACGAAACAGCCGTCAAGGAAATTAGCCAAGACTATCAGCGTTTTATCGATGGCAAGTAA
- the btpA gene encoding photosystem I biogenesis protein BtpA: MDLNRIFKTPNPVIGVIHLSPLPTSPRWGGSLKAVIDRAEQEAAALAAGGVDGIIVENFFDAPFTKDQVDPAIVSTMTLIVQRLQNLVTLPIGLNVLRNDARSAMAIAHATGSQFIRVNVLTGIMATDQGLIEGKAHELLRYRRELGADVKIFADVLVKHARPLGTPNLTTAVQETIDRGLADAVILSGWATGSPPTQEDLELATAAAKGTPVLIGSGASWENVGSLMQAADGVIVSSSLKRRGQIENTIDPIRVSRFVEATRRSLQARQSETEATPVAKKAKSAS, encoded by the coding sequence GTGGATTTAAATCGCATCTTCAAAACGCCGAACCCTGTTATTGGTGTCATTCATCTTTCACCGCTGCCGACCTCCCCACGTTGGGGTGGCAGTCTTAAAGCGGTGATTGATCGTGCCGAGCAAGAAGCGGCGGCCCTGGCCGCCGGCGGGGTAGACGGAATTATCGTTGAAAATTTCTTTGATGCGCCGTTTACAAAGGATCAAGTCGATCCAGCGATCGTTAGTACGATGACCCTAATTGTGCAGCGACTTCAGAATTTGGTCACATTGCCGATCGGCCTGAATGTGCTGCGGAATGATGCTCGCAGTGCCATGGCGATCGCCCATGCGACCGGGTCGCAATTTATTCGAGTTAATGTCCTGACCGGCATCATGGCCACTGATCAGGGCTTAATCGAAGGTAAAGCCCATGAGCTCCTGCGCTATCGCCGGGAACTTGGTGCTGACGTGAAAATCTTTGCCGATGTTCTAGTCAAACATGCACGCCCGTTAGGTACGCCGAATCTAACCACAGCTGTACAAGAAACCATCGATCGTGGTCTAGCGGATGCGGTGATTCTGTCGGGTTGGGCCACTGGTAGCCCGCCGACCCAGGAAGATTTGGAACTGGCAACGGCGGCGGCGAAAGGCACGCCCGTTCTGATTGGCAGTGGGGCGAGTTGGGAGAACGTCGGTAGCCTCATGCAAGCGGCCGATGGCGTCATCGTATCGAGTTCGCTGAAACGGCGCGGCCAAATTGAGAATACGATCGATCCAATTCGGGTCAGTCGGTTTGTTGAAGCCACACGTCGAAGTCTGCAGGCAAGGCAATCCGAGACCGAAGCAACCCCAGTTGCCAAGAAGGCGAAGTCTGCATCTTAA
- a CDS encoding response regulator, with protein MSVVLVVDDSATAREMLVAELQRCGFRVMAAADGMEAMEHIKVAPPALVITDLIMPRVNGYELCRNIKSDPRTQNVPVIMCSTKAEEFDRYWGMKQGADAYITKPYQPKDMINAVKYLLEEAGYYSEDTLGRTVRN; from the coding sequence ATGAGCGTGGTTTTGGTAGTTGATGATAGCGCGACAGCCCGTGAAATGCTGGTCGCGGAATTACAACGGTGTGGCTTTCGGGTCATGGCGGCAGCGGATGGTATGGAAGCGATGGAGCATATCAAAGTCGCCCCACCTGCATTAGTGATCACTGACTTGATCATGCCGCGCGTCAACGGCTATGAGCTGTGCCGCAATATTAAAAGCGACCCCCGCACCCAGAATGTCCCGGTGATTATGTGTTCCACCAAGGCGGAGGAATTCGATCGCTATTGGGGCATGAAACAAGGTGCGGATGCTTATATTACAAAGCCCTATCAGCCCAAAGATATGATTAATGCCGTCAAGTATCTACTTGAGGAAGCGGGGTACTATTCAGAAGACACCCTCGGTCGCACAGTCCGCAATTAG
- a CDS encoding aldo/keto reductase, with product MTTASAPTIAINGVELPPLGIGTWAWGDSLFWSYGKDYGEPQLETAFKAAIDAGITLFDTAEVYGLGESERILGRMLKTTDQPIYVATKYMPVPWRWGAGAVREALDKSLDRLGIDKIDLYQIHQPFSFLISQTTLLNTLADAVEQGKIGAIGVSNYSAQQMRSAHATLAQRGIPLAVNQVQYSLLARQIERNGVLETAQELGVTILAYSPLAQGLLTGKYNSETVRDAVSGARKLDPRFTQRGLEKISPVVQLLTQIGENYNRAPTQVALNWLICQGVLPIPGAKSSDQAQQNAGALGWSMNREELMKLDLLTRSWQ from the coding sequence ATGACCACTGCATCTGCCCCGACGATCGCCATTAACGGCGTTGAATTGCCACCCCTGGGAATTGGTACCTGGGCCTGGGGTGACTCGCTATTTTGGAGCTACGGCAAAGACTACGGTGAACCGCAACTCGAAACCGCATTTAAAGCAGCGATCGATGCTGGTATCACCCTATTTGATACCGCTGAAGTCTATGGCTTGGGCGAATCAGAACGGATTTTAGGTCGGATGCTCAAAACGACAGACCAGCCCATTTACGTCGCCACAAAATATATGCCGGTACCATGGCGATGGGGGGCCGGGGCCGTGCGTGAAGCGTTGGATAAAAGCCTCGATCGTCTCGGTATCGACAAAATCGACCTCTACCAAATTCACCAACCCTTCAGCTTCTTAATCAGTCAAACCACCTTACTCAATACCTTGGCCGATGCCGTTGAACAGGGCAAGATTGGGGCGATCGGTGTGAGCAACTACTCCGCCCAACAAATGCGGTCAGCTCACGCAACATTAGCTCAGCGCGGCATCCCCCTCGCCGTCAACCAAGTGCAATATTCTCTACTGGCACGGCAAATTGAGCGAAATGGCGTACTGGAAACTGCCCAGGAACTGGGGGTCACCATTTTGGCCTATAGTCCTCTAGCCCAGGGCTTATTGACAGGCAAATATAATTCTGAGACCGTTAGGGATGCAGTTTCCGGCGCTCGCAAGCTGGATCCACGCTTTACCCAGCGCGGTTTAGAGAAAATTTCACCCGTTGTGCAGTTATTGACGCAAATTGGTGAAAACTATAACCGAGCCCCCACACAAGTTGCCCTTAACTGGTTGATTTGCCAGGGCGTGCTCCCAATTCCGGGTGCTAAATCATCTGACCAAGCCCAGCAAAACGCTGGTGCACTAGGTTGGTCGATGAACCGCGAGGAGTTAATGAAGCTCGACCTGTTGACACGATCTTGGCAATAA
- a CDS encoding BCD family MFS transporter, whose product MAQNFSESSSNLPLEAELGTTRNLPRIGLLQMFQMGLFQMGLGIMSLLTLGVLNRVMINELAIPATIAAGAIAVHQFMSPARLWFGQMSDAKPILSYHRTAYVWIGTSLLAIASFLAVQVMWALGDSVSATGWSTASQLWVAALGVIFAFYGLALSSSSTPFAALLVDVSEEEERSKLVGIVWSMLMVGIVIGAITISRLLPQDGIVDLAATKASINRVFVLIPAIVCGLAVLGTLGIERKFSRFKARAGAEQVRDDQITLKRALKVLTASPQTGIFFGFLLFMTVSLFLQDAVLESYGGQVFNMSISETTKLNAQWGSGTLVGIATTGFAIVPKLGKKRTTKLGCALVACCAALLISSGFSGNPTLLKSAVFLFGLASGVTTTGALSLMLDLTAAATAGTFIGAWGLAQAMARGFSTVIGGAALDISKKVFPDSLVTAYGAVFSLQILGMIGAIILLSRVNIREFQTTAKEAISNVIQGELD is encoded by the coding sequence ATGGCGCAGAACTTTTCAGAATCGTCGTCCAATTTGCCCTTAGAAGCTGAACTGGGAACGACGCGCAACTTGCCACGGATTGGGCTATTGCAGATGTTCCAGATGGGCCTATTTCAGATGGGTTTGGGGATTATGTCGCTGCTGACCCTGGGGGTGCTAAACCGGGTGATGATCAATGAGCTAGCGATTCCGGCGACGATCGCCGCCGGGGCGATCGCCGTTCATCAATTTATGTCGCCCGCCCGTCTATGGTTTGGTCAGATGTCCGATGCGAAGCCGATTTTGAGCTACCATCGCACGGCCTATGTTTGGATTGGCACCTCGCTGCTCGCGATCGCTTCATTTTTGGCTGTGCAAGTGATGTGGGCTTTGGGCGATAGTGTGTCGGCCACGGGCTGGAGCACGGCGAGCCAGCTATGGGTGGCTGCCTTAGGGGTGATTTTTGCCTTCTATGGTTTGGCCTTGAGCTCTAGTTCGACGCCGTTTGCTGCATTGCTTGTGGATGTGTCGGAGGAAGAGGAACGATCAAAACTCGTTGGGATCGTTTGGTCGATGCTGATGGTGGGGATTGTGATTGGCGCGATTACCATCTCGCGACTATTGCCCCAGGATGGGATTGTGGATTTGGCCGCGACGAAGGCGTCGATTAACCGGGTGTTTGTGCTGATTCCGGCGATCGTTTGTGGCTTAGCCGTACTCGGGACCTTGGGGATTGAACGCAAGTTTTCTCGCTTCAAGGCGCGGGCTGGAGCCGAACAGGTGCGGGACGACCAAATCACGCTCAAACGGGCGTTGAAAGTATTGACGGCTTCACCGCAGACCGGCATATTTTTTGGCTTTTTGCTGTTTATGACGGTCAGTTTGTTTCTTCAAGATGCGGTGCTGGAGTCCTACGGTGGCCAAGTGTTTAATATGTCGATCTCCGAGACGACAAAGCTGAATGCCCAATGGGGTAGCGGGACGCTGGTGGGAATTGCGACGACGGGATTTGCGATCGTGCCAAAGCTAGGTAAGAAGCGGACGACGAAACTTGGTTGTGCCTTAGTTGCCTGCTGTGCGGCCTTATTAATTAGTTCGGGCTTCAGTGGTAATCCCACGTTGTTGAAAAGCGCGGTCTTCCTGTTTGGTTTGGCCTCGGGTGTGACGACAACGGGTGCCTTGAGCTTAATGCTGGATCTGACCGCGGCGGCGACGGCCGGCACATTTATTGGGGCCTGGGGCTTGGCCCAAGCCATGGCGCGCGGTTTCTCGACCGTAATTGGCGGTGCGGCTTTGGATATTAGCAAAAAAGTCTTCCCCGATAGTTTGGTGACCGCTTATGGTGCGGTATTCAGCCTGCAAATCCTGGGGATGATTGGCGCGATTATTTTGTTGAGCCGGGTGAATATTCGGGAGTTTCAAACTACGGCGAAAGAAGCGATTTCCAATGTGATTCAGGGTGAGCTAGATTAG
- a CDS encoding inositol monophosphatase family protein, with protein MVDFWDEVLGFCHVITAEVGDYLIAKLGTVAGEEKSDGSLVTECDQWSDDRIRDAIRQQFPSHGVLSEETEHLFPDNDWCWIIDPIDGTTNFTRGLPLWGISLGLLYKGVPVFGYVLIPMIKQSFYGYWTGDSGLDMPTGAYCNGNAIRVSTDATSGNHFFNLCARSIQVLQTPVPAKIRMLGVATYNVLTVAMGAALGGVEATPKIWDIAAVWAIVQAAGATWKPLETQPIFPLQVGRDYGGRSFPTLVVARPDLLPVFEPLVQCIVR; from the coding sequence ATGGTCGATTTTTGGGATGAAGTGTTGGGGTTTTGCCATGTGATCACCGCAGAAGTGGGTGATTATCTGATCGCGAAACTCGGTACGGTCGCAGGCGAAGAAAAGTCTGATGGCAGTCTGGTAACGGAATGCGATCAGTGGTCTGATGATCGGATTCGGGACGCCATTCGCCAACAATTCCCTTCCCACGGTGTGCTGAGTGAAGAGACGGAACATCTGTTTCCTGATAATGATTGGTGTTGGATTATTGACCCGATCGATGGCACGACCAATTTCACCCGTGGATTGCCGCTGTGGGGGATCTCCCTGGGCTTGCTATACAAAGGGGTGCCGGTATTTGGCTATGTGCTGATCCCGATGATTAAGCAGAGTTTTTACGGCTATTGGACTGGGGATTCGGGACTGGATATGCCAACTGGGGCGTACTGTAATGGCAACGCGATCCGAGTCAGTACGGATGCTACGAGTGGGAATCATTTCTTTAATCTCTGTGCCCGCAGTATTCAAGTGCTGCAAACTCCTGTACCGGCGAAGATTCGGATGCTGGGTGTGGCGACTTATAACGTTTTGACTGTGGCGATGGGGGCAGCGCTCGGGGGCGTAGAAGCGACGCCGAAGATTTGGGATATTGCGGCGGTCTGGGCGATCGTGCAAGCGGCAGGTGCGACCTGGAAACCGCTCGAAACCCAGCCAATTTTTCCATTGCAGGTTGGCCGCGATTATGGGGGGCGATCGTTCCCTACCTTGGTGGTGGCCCGGCCGGATTTGCTCCCCGTGTTTGAGCCGCTGGTGCAGTGTATCGTGCGTTGA
- a CDS encoding GyrI-like domain-containing protein, which translates to MTELRPPVYAEGRALLLVGLRQHHPQATAAQSILEQWEAFEALKRMPGAIGTTTYGVVCGNNPAEQTFEYMCGLEVADFDAVPADLDRMQIQSQRYAVFTHRGKVAKLRNTWAEIWNEWLPASGYAAADAPDFELYDYRFDRQAGKGVIEIWFPVMPEYDQNITKTLPQLLNL; encoded by the coding sequence ATGACCGAACTCCGTCCCCCTGTTTATGCTGAAGGTCGTGCGCTCCTACTCGTCGGTCTTCGGCAACACCATCCTCAGGCGACGGCGGCCCAAAGCATTCTGGAACAGTGGGAAGCCTTTGAGGCGCTGAAGCGGATGCCGGGGGCGATCGGCACGACGACTTATGGGGTGGTCTGCGGCAATAATCCGGCAGAGCAAACCTTTGAATATATGTGTGGCCTGGAAGTTGCCGATTTTGATGCAGTCCCGGCGGACTTAGACCGGATGCAGATTCAGTCCCAACGCTATGCGGTGTTTACGCATCGGGGGAAGGTGGCGAAGCTGCGCAACACCTGGGCCGAGATCTGGAATGAATGGCTCCCGGCTTCGGGCTATGCCGCGGCGGATGCGCCGGACTTTGAGCTGTATGACTATCGCTTCGATCGGCAAGCCGGAAAAGGCGTGATTGAGATCTGGTTTCCGGTGATGCCCGAGTACGATCAGAATATTACGAAAACCCTGCCGCAGTTGCTCAATCTTTGA
- a CDS encoding Uma2 family endonuclease, producing MVVAPPEPKPDLQRPVGEQRVVLQDVTWGGYLQILGALPPRRGSRLTYDDGVLEITVPLEEHEFSANNIAYFLLTLVELMGLKLKSMGSTTMNYPGLQKGAEPDKAFYIQNQARVAGRNVDFSQDPPPDLVVEVDITHTDILKNQFYARLGVPEFWRFDGKVLRIYQLQDAVYVEVERSPTFPLVPKEWLYQFLDRARLDEIAAVQELRSQFQKELT from the coding sequence ATGGTTGTTGCGCCACCAGAACCGAAACCCGATTTACAGCGGCCTGTGGGCGAGCAGCGGGTGGTGTTGCAGGATGTAACTTGGGGTGGCTATTTGCAGATTTTAGGGGCGTTGCCGCCGCGTCGGGGTTCGCGGCTGACCTATGACGATGGCGTATTGGAGATTACGGTGCCATTAGAAGAACATGAGTTTTCGGCCAATAATATTGCCTATTTTCTGCTGACGCTGGTGGAATTAATGGGGTTGAAACTGAAGTCTATGGGTTCGACGACCATGAATTACCCAGGACTCCAGAAAGGGGCAGAACCTGACAAGGCATTTTATATTCAGAATCAGGCGCGGGTCGCGGGTCGCAATGTAGACTTTAGCCAAGATCCCCCGCCTGATTTGGTGGTGGAAGTGGATATTACCCATACGGATATTCTGAAGAATCAATTTTATGCGCGATTGGGAGTACCGGAGTTTTGGCGCTTTGATGGCAAAGTCTTGAGGATTTATCAGCTCCAGGATGCCGTGTATGTTGAAGTCGAGCGCAGTCCAACATTTCCTTTGGTGCCGAAAGAATGGCTCTATCAATTTCTGGATCGCGCGAGGCTCGATGAGATTGCGGCAGTGCAGGAGTTGCGATCGCAGTTTCAAAAAGAATTAACTTAG
- a CDS encoding SAM hydrolase/SAM-dependent halogenase family protein has translation MKTLTLLTDFGTQDAYVGIMKGVITTIAPTANIIDISHNIPPQDIITARFQLMTAFPYFPEGTIHVVVVDPGVGSNRRAIALQFPSGYIIVPDNGIIGGVLGLENPIATVELNDPLYWLNPQPSNTFHGRDIFAPVAAHLANGIPMTALGTTIDWQSLVQMPIPTAQWSREKRWEGCIQAIDHFGNLITNLRGDLVTNQNWSVDLGEHNITGHTTYANARHKEPVGLVSSDNWIEIAIRNGNAEEYFTATIGDKVKLTFESSKKVDS, from the coding sequence ATGAAAACCTTAACCTTACTCACGGATTTTGGCACCCAAGATGCCTATGTCGGCATCATGAAAGGCGTGATCACAACGATCGCCCCCACTGCGAATATCATTGACATCTCCCACAATATTCCGCCTCAGGACATCATCACTGCCCGCTTCCAGTTGATGACGGCGTTTCCCTACTTTCCGGAAGGCACAATTCACGTTGTCGTCGTTGACCCAGGGGTCGGTAGCAATCGCCGGGCCATCGCCTTGCAATTTCCCTCGGGCTATATTATCGTGCCGGACAACGGCATCATTGGCGGAGTCTTGGGGTTGGAAAACCCGATCGCCACAGTCGAGTTGAACGACCCGCTCTACTGGCTAAATCCCCAGCCCAGCAATACTTTTCATGGCCGTGACATCTTCGCTCCAGTCGCCGCCCATCTCGCCAATGGTATTCCGATGACGGCCTTAGGCACAACGATCGACTGGCAATCCCTGGTCCAAATGCCCATCCCCACGGCCCAATGGTCACGGGAAAAACGTTGGGAAGGTTGTATCCAGGCGATCGACCACTTCGGCAACTTGATTACGAATTTACGCGGTGATTTGGTCACCAACCAAAACTGGTCCGTTGATCTAGGCGAACACAATATCACCGGCCATACGACCTATGCCAATGCCCGACACAAAGAACCAGTTGGACTCGTCAGCAGCGATAACTGGATTGAAATCGCTATCCGTAATGGCAATGCAGAAGAGTATTTCACGGCAACGATCGGCGATAAAGTTAAACTAACATTTGAGTCATCAAAAAAAGTTGATTCCTAA
- a CDS encoding glutathione S-transferase family protein: MIALCQFAPAFGLRNASPFCLKLETYLRMADVAYVVEEYADLSTAPKGKMPYIKDGDRKIGDSTLVIDYLKATYGDPLDADLTPEQQAIALAMQRLIEDHFYWALVYSRWEEEVNWPLVKDAYFSELPPVIKQVIPGLARQNTRKNLKGQGMGLHSGEEIYAMGQKDLTAIATFLGDKPFFMGDQPTSLDASAYGSLSNVLCPLFDTPLLRHARQYPQLAAFCQRMEARYYADD; this comes from the coding sequence ATGATTGCCCTGTGTCAGTTTGCCCCCGCCTTTGGTTTACGGAATGCCAGCCCCTTCTGCCTCAAGCTGGAAACCTATCTGCGCATGGCGGATGTAGCTTACGTCGTTGAGGAATACGCTGACCTGAGTACAGCACCGAAAGGCAAGATGCCCTATATCAAAGATGGCGATCGCAAGATTGGTGATTCGACGCTGGTGATTGATTACTTAAAGGCAACCTATGGGGACCCGCTCGATGCGGATCTAACGCCTGAACAGCAGGCGATCGCCCTGGCGATGCAGCGCTTGATCGAAGACCATTTCTACTGGGCCTTAGTGTATAGCCGGTGGGAGGAGGAGGTGAATTGGCCGCTGGTGAAGGATGCCTATTTTTCAGAATTGCCGCCGGTGATTAAGCAAGTGATTCCGGGTTTGGCGCGCCAGAATACGCGGAAAAATTTAAAAGGTCAGGGTATGGGATTGCATAGTGGTGAAGAAATTTATGCGATGGGCCAGAAAGATTTGACGGCGATCGCGACTTTTTTGGGTGATAAACCATTTTTTATGGGCGATCAGCCGACTTCCCTTGATGCTTCTGCCTATGGCTCACTGAGCAACGTACTCTGTCCGCTGTTTGATACACCATTGTTGCGTCACGCACGGCAATATCCCCAACTTGCAGCCTTTTGTCAGCGGATGGAAGCTCGCTATTATGCCGACGATTAA